A single Argentina anserina chromosome 7, drPotAnse1.1, whole genome shotgun sequence DNA region contains:
- the LOC126802544 gene encoding flavanone 3-dioxygenase 3: MEAGDHHGAESSSFSSSKASGSSRPSTSLSSSSFTSALTLTQLGVSHVPQRYVLPPSQRPSASYSNLSTTALPILDISSLQNCFLRPHVINNIQTACKEIGFFQVINHGIPLSMMKEALNAANEFFNLPVEEKMLLGSDSVHAPIRYGTSINQAVDKVYFWRDFIKHYSHPISKWIHLWPSNPSTYKENMGNYAKAVQVLQQQIMELVIESLGLSPHYLHDEVENGSQVMAVNCYPKCPEPEVALGMPPHSDYGSITILLQSCPGLQIMDQNKNWISVPYIEGALLVQMGDQTEVMSNGRYKSVIHRVTVSDEMDRLSIASLHSLSLDKKIEPAPLLVDSENPKSYKEFSFRDFLDYITSNDIGNGRYIDTLKENP; the protein is encoded by the exons ATGGAAGCTGGTGATCATCACGGAGCAGAGAGCTCATCATTTTCCTCTTCAAAAGCTAGCGGCAGTTCTAGACCTTCAacatcattatcatcatcatcatttacAAGTGCACTGACTCTAACCCAGCTGGGGGTTTCTCATGTGCCTCAACGCTATGTTCTTCCTCCTTCTCAACGGCCAAGTGCTTCCTATTCAAACCTTTCTACTACTGCCCTTCCCATTCTTGACATTTCCTCTTTGCAAAATTGTTTTCTTAGACCTCATGTCATCAACAATATTCAGACTGCTTGCAAGGAGATAGGGTTCTTTCAG GTTATCAACCATGGAATTCCTCTTTCGATGATGAAAGAAGCTCTAAATGCTGCAAATGAGTTCTTTAATCTACCTGTTGAGGAAAAGATGCTTCTAGGGTCTGATAGTGTCCATGCACCTATAAGATATGGGACAAGCATAAATCAAGCGGTTGATAAGGTTTATTTTTGGAGAGACTTCATCAAGCACTACTCCCATCCTATCTCAAAATGGATCCATCTATGGCCATCAAACCCTTCTACTTACAA GGAAAATATGGGAAACTATGCCAAAGCTGTGCAAGTGTTACAACAGCAAATAATGGAGCTTGTTATAGAAAGCCTAGGGTTAAGCCCTCATTACTTACATGATGAAGTTGAAAATGGCTCCCAAGTGATGGCTGTGAATTGCTATCCCAAATGTCCAGAGCCAGAGGTGGCACTAGGCATGCCTCCTCATTCAGATTACGGCTCCATAACAATTCTACTCCAAAGTTGTCCAGGGCTTCAGATCATGGACCAAAACAAGAACTGGATCTCAGTCCCGTACATTGAAGGAGCTCTGCTAGTTCAGATGGGAGACCAAACGGAGGTTATGAGTAATGGCCGATACAAAAGTGTAATTCACAGAGTGACTGTTAGTGATGAGATGGATAGACTTTCCATTGCAAGTCTCCATAGCCTCAGTTTGGATAAGAAGATAGAGCCTGCACCTTTGCTTGTGGACAGTGAAAATCCAAAGTCCTACAAAGAGTTCAGCTTTAGAGACTTTCTTGATTATATCACAAGTAATGATATTGGAAATGGAAGGTACATTGATACGCTGAAGGAGAATCCATGA
- the LOC126802545 gene encoding uncharacterized protein LOC126802545, with translation MDFHTLTRKALQALCKHNGIPANITNVAVADSLSALPHVEGLEELMNQSPEKIMIGSASVFRTAARTTTSCSATKKTIGEEVDKEKAEVPSKTPAAPSTRRRVATASARQTTETVVDTTSVQCGISTRRSVRLLGKTMSKMSLDKDNTMASSIHEHSADTMDCSKQSESSVVKGSDMQTVSEGSSNGIDASEVLSEINSNGQVVDETLVKVNKMDVTEVQEEGPMQGSRTESEEPTLKAASDVIMISEVMDESCEESSANKEPRNEGAHDAVVGKESDGVITTPSVLPQVNEPPTTVNSVELISSILNSTPTKSLANKTSYVNVASTIPEPKEAPKTEALASSELQDNMNNISEASEEEASDDESTGGESSEEKDSNDDITEEESSEDESEKQSVQNSLIVETAKAEVTQTSSPLPVNLPTQFPRPTSAKSSGKKRPETAVYFSDDNEESLDTSTEMDKDEDLEEVEMKKDHVAKENVKEFEAKSLRELKKLLKSQLNIGDSKDTKVVDKGRVALSEVPENQMVVKEN, from the exons ATGGATTTCCACACTCTCACCAGGAAGGCTCTCCAGGCTTTGTGCAAGCATAACGGAATCCCGGCTAACATCACCAATGTCGCCGTGGCCGATTCTCTCTCGGCTCTTCCACATGTTGAAGGGCTTGAAGAGTTGATGAACCAATCTCCAGAGAAAATCATGATTGGATCAGCAAGTGTCTTTCGTACTGCGGCTAGGACTACCACTAGCTGTTCTGCGACGAAGAAGACAATTGGTGAAGAGGTGGACAAGGAAAAGGCTGAGGTTCCATCTAAGACGCCTGCTGCTCCAAGCACCAGGAGGAGGGTTGCAACTGCTTCAGCTCGCCAGACGACGGAGACTGTAGTAGATACAACTTCTGTGCAGTGTGGTATAAGCACCCGGCGGTCAGTGAGGTTGTTGGGGAAGACCATGTCTAAGATGAGCCTGGATAAGGATAACACCATGGCTTCTAGCATTCATGAACATTCTGCAGATACCATGGATTGCTCAAAGCAATCTGAGAGCTCAGTTGTTAAGGGATCAGATATGCAGACGGTATCAGAGGGAAGCTCAAACGGAATTGATGCTAGTGAAGTGTTGTCGGAGATAAATTCAAACGGACAAGTTGTGGATGAAACTCTGGTGAAGGTTAACAAGATGGATGTGACTGAAGTGCAGGAAGAGGGTCCAATGCAGGGTTCGAGAACGGAATCTGAGGAGCCTACTTTAAAGGCAGCTTCAGATGTCATTATGATTTCAGAGGTTATGGATGAATCTTGTGAAGAGAGCTCAGCTAATAAGGAACCTCGTAATGAAGGAGCACATGATGCGGTAGTTGGCAAAGAGTCTGATGGTGTTATTACTACTCCATCTGTACTGCCACAAGTAAATGAACCACCAActactgtgaatagtgttgAGCTCATTTCATCAATTCTCAATTCCACTCCTACTAAGAGTCTGGCAAACAAAACTTCTTATGTGAATGTGGCTTCCACCATACCAGAGCCTAAAGAGGCTCCCAAGACTGAGGCGTTGG CTTCATCTGAGCTTCAGGATAACATGAATAATATCAGTGAAGCAAGTGAAGAAGAAGCTTCTGATGATGAAAGCACTGGAGGAGAATCTAGTGAAGAGAAAGACTCAAATGATGACATCACTGAAGAAGAATCTAGTGAGGATGAATCAGAAAAGCAAAGTGTTCAGAATAgcttgattgttgaaactgcTAAGGCAGAAGTGACTCAAACATCTTCACCTTTGCCGGTTAACCTTCCAACTCAGTTTCCTCGTCCAACTTCAGCAAAGTCTTCAGGCAAAAAGAGACCAGAAACGGCAGTGTACTTTTCTGATGACAATGAGGAAAGCTTGGACACTAGTACTGAGATGGACAAGGATGAGGACCTTGAGGAAGTTGAGATGAAGAAGGATCATGTTGCAAAGGAGAATGTGAAGGAATTCGAGGCTAAGAGTCTAAGGGAGCTTAAGAAATTGCTGAAAAGTCAACTGAATATTGGGGACAGTAAGGACACCAAGGTGGTAGATAAGGGGAGAGTTGCCCTGAGTGAAGTGCCAGAGAACCAAATGGTTGTCAAGGAAAACTga